In one window of Palaemon carinicauda isolate YSFRI2023 chromosome 2, ASM3689809v2, whole genome shotgun sequence DNA:
- the LOC137616324 gene encoding proline-rich protein 36-like — protein sequence MTGDYYFPVLPSLLPPPVRGPLLPLYPSAPSISLSSLYIFLLILYPSAPSISSSPSSISSSSLYIFLLPLYLPPPSISLCSLYIPFLPIYLPPHSISLCSLYILLSSLYIFLLPLYLPPPSISSSSLYIPLLPLYPPLLPLYLPPPSISLSSLYIPLLLLYPSAPSISSSSLYIPLLPLYPSPPSISLFSLYIFLLLVYPPLLPLYPSSPSILLSSFYIFLLPLYPSSPSISSSSLYIALLPLYPSSPSISSSSLYIPLLPLYLPPPSISLSSLYIFLLPLYPSAPSISLSSLYIFLLPLYPSPPSIPPSSLYILSSLYIPLLPLYRSPPSIPPSSLYILSSLYIPLLPLYLLSLYISPPSIFPSPSISPPPSISPPPSISSSSLYTHHPPFISPHPSISLSSHYISSPSIFSSLYIPLPLYIPSSLYIPLSSLNIFSFLYIPSPPSISPSSLYIPLLPLYLPPPFISLSSISPSSLYIPPSVSSSSLYIFLLPLYPSPPSISLFSLYIFLLPLYPPLLTLYPPLLTLYPPLLSQYLLLPLYPSISLFSLYIFLLPLYPPLLPLYPPPPSISLLSPYIPLLPLSPSPLYLPLPSISSSSLCIFLLPLYHSSPSISSSSLYIPLLPLYASPPSICLSSLYMPLLPLYLLSLYIFLLPLYPSPPSISLYLPRSREIWQEDFQRSDRELFPVFKKLFTGKS from the coding sequence ATGACGGGTGATTACTACTTTCCTGTTCTTCCTTCCCTTCTCCCTCCACCTGTAAGAGGCCCCCTCCTCCCTCTATATCCCTCTGCTCCCTCTATATCCCTTTCCTCCCTCTATATCTTCCTCCTCATTCTATATCCCTCTGCTCCCTCTATATCCTCCTCTCCTTCCTCTATATCTTCCTCCTCCCTCTATATCTTCCTCCTCCCTCTATATCTTCCTCCTCCCTCTATATCCCTCTGCTCCCTCTATATCCCTTTCCTCCCTATATATCTTCCTCCTCATTCTATATCCCTCTGCTCCCTCTATATCCTCCTCTCCTCCCTCTATATCTTCCTCCTCCCTCTATATCTTCCTCCTCCCTCTATATCTTCCTCCTCCCTCTATATCCCTCTGCTCCCTCTATATCCTCCTCTCCTCCCTCTATATCTTCCTCCTCCCTCTATATCCCTCTCCTCCCTCTATATCCCTCTGCTCCTTCTATATCCCTCTGCTCCCTCTATATCTTCCTCCTCCCTCTATATCCCTCTCCTCCCTCTATATCCCTCTCCTCCCTCTATATCCCTCTTCTCCCTCTATATCTTCCTCCTCCTTGTATACCCCCCTCTCCTCCCTCTATATCCCTCTTCTCCCTCTATATTGCTCTCCTCTTTCTATATCTTCCTCCTCCCTCTATATCCCTCTTCTCCTTCTATATCTTCCTCCTCCCTCTATATCGCTCTCCTCCCTCTATATCCCTCTTCTCCCTCTATATCTTCCTCCTCCCTCTATATCCCTCTGCTCCCTCTATATCTTCCTCCTCCCTCTATATCCCTCTCCTCCCTTTATATCTTCCTCCTCCCTCTATATCCCTCTGCTCCCTCTATATCTCTCTCCTCCCTCTATATCTTCCTCCTCCCTCTATATCCCTCTCCTCCCTCTATACCCCCATCCTCCCTTTATATCCTCTCATCCCTCTATATCCCTCTTCTCCCTCTATATCGCTCTCCTCCCTCTATACCCCCATCCTCCCTTTATATCCTCTCATCCCTCTATATCCCTCTCCTCCCACTATATCTCCTCTCCCTCTATATCTCTCCTCCCTCTATATTCCCCTCCCCCTCTATATCCCCTCCTCCCTCTATATCCCCTCCTCCCTCTATATCCTCCTCCTCCCTCTATACCCACCATCCTCCCTTTATATCCCCTCATCCCTCTATATCCCTCTCCTCCCACTATATTTCCTCTCCCTCTATATTCTCCTCCCTCTATATTCCCCTCCCCCTCTATATCCCCTCCTCCCTTTATATCCCCCTCTCCTCCCTCAATATATTCTCCTTCCTCTATATCCCCTCTCCTCCCTCTATATCCCCCTCCTCCCTCTATATCCCTCTCCTCCCTCTATATCTCCCTCCTCCCTTTATCTCCCTCTCCTCTATATCCCCCTCCTCCCTCTATATCCCTCCCTCTGTATCTTCCTCCTCCCTCTATATCTTCCTCCTCCCTCTGTATCCCTCTCCTCCCTCTATATCCCTCTTCTCCCTCTATATCTTCCTCCTCCCTCTATATCCCCCTCTCCTCACTCTATATCCCCCTCTCCTCACTCTATATCCCCCTCTCCTCTCTCAATATCTTCTCCTTCCTCTATATCCCTCTATATCCCTCTTCTCCCTCTATATCTTCCTCCTCCCTCTATATCCCCCTCTCCTCCCTCTATATCCCCCTCCTCCCTCTATATCCCTCTTATCCCCCTATATTCCCCTCCTCCCTTTATCTCCCTCTCCTCTATATCTTCCTCTTCCCTCTATATCTTCCTCCTCCCTCTGTATCTTCCTCCTCCCTCTGTATCACTCTTCTCCCTCTATATCTTCCTCCTCCCTCTATATCCCTCTCCTCCCTCTATATGCCTCTCCTCCCTCTATATGCCTCTCCTCCCTCTATATGCCTCTCCTCCCACTATATCTCCTCTCCCTCTATATCTTCCTCCTCCCTCTATATCCCTCTCCTCCCTCTATATCCCTCTACCTTCCACGAAGTCGTGAAATATGGCAAGAGGATTTCCAGCGCAGTGACCGTGAATTGTTTCCAGTGTTTAAGAAATTGTTCACAGGGAAATCATAG